One stretch of Emys orbicularis isolate rEmyOrb1 chromosome 7, rEmyOrb1.hap1, whole genome shotgun sequence DNA includes these proteins:
- the CISD1 gene encoding CDGSH iron-sulfur domain-containing protein 1, protein MGLGSNSSVRVEWVAAISLAAGAAAVGYLAYTRFLSKDKCCKAMVNLHIQKDNPKVVHAFDMEDLGEKAVYCRCWRSKKFPVCDGSHTKHNDETGDNVGPLIIKRKEA, encoded by the exons TTGAATGGGTTGCTGCAATCTCGTtagctgcaggagcagctgctgttggATATCTAGCATACACAAGATTCCTCTCTAAAGACAAATGCTGTAAGGCAATGGTAAATCTCCATATACAGAAAGATAACCCAAAGGTAGTCCATGCATTTGATATGGAAGATCTGGGAGAAAAAGCTGTGTATTGTCGTTGCTGGAGATctaagaag TTTCCAGTGTGCGACGGTTCTCACACGAAGCACAATGATGAAACTGGGGACAACGTTGGGCCTCTGATCATCAAGAGAAAGGAAGCATAA